One genomic region from Arthrobacter sp. YN encodes:
- a CDS encoding dodecin, whose product MAGHTYSVSEIVGTSTEGVDDAIKNGIATASQTLRNLDWFEVKEIRGHLEDGAVADWQVTIKLGFRLER is encoded by the coding sequence ATGGCTGGCCACACATATAGCGTTTCCGAAATTGTAGGAACTTCCACCGAAGGCGTTGACGACGCGATCAAGAACGGCATCGCAACAGCCTCGCAGACCCTGCGGAACCTGGACTGGTTTGAGGTCAAGGAAATCCGCGGCCACCTCGAGGACGGCGCAGTGGCCGACTGGCAGGTCACCATCAAGCTTGGTTTCCGCCTGGAGCGCTGA
- a CDS encoding SDR family oxidoreductase yields MSDASFSPQTAIVTGSDSGIGRATAVALAKAGMDVGITWHTDQQGAEETAEEVRGLGRKAVVHQLDTTDVQGTVDAIDKLAEDLGGVDVFVNNSGTGDGTKFLDLDYQTWMSTLDTNLNGAFVAMQTAAKRMVKAGRGGRIIAVTSVHEFQPRVGASAYDASKHGLGGLIKTMALELAEYGITANNVAPGEIATPMTGQKDEDPTQKERPGVPLGRPGDAREIAAVIAFLASPASSYVNGASWPVDGGMLQMGPQAGSHITSNDWRES; encoded by the coding sequence ATGAGCGACGCATCATTTTCCCCGCAGACAGCCATTGTCACGGGATCGGATTCAGGCATCGGACGGGCCACGGCGGTGGCCCTGGCCAAGGCCGGCATGGACGTAGGCATCACCTGGCACACGGACCAGCAGGGCGCCGAGGAAACCGCGGAGGAAGTCCGTGGCCTCGGCCGTAAAGCCGTAGTCCATCAACTCGACACCACGGACGTCCAAGGGACGGTAGACGCAATCGACAAGCTCGCCGAGGACCTCGGTGGCGTGGACGTCTTCGTCAACAACTCCGGAACCGGTGACGGCACCAAGTTCCTTGACCTCGACTACCAAACCTGGATGTCCACCTTGGACACCAACCTCAACGGTGCGTTCGTGGCCATGCAAACAGCGGCGAAACGCATGGTGAAGGCCGGCCGCGGCGGGCGCATCATCGCCGTCACCAGCGTGCACGAATTCCAGCCGCGGGTAGGGGCCTCCGCCTACGACGCTTCCAAACATGGATTGGGCGGCCTCATCAAAACCATGGCCCTGGAACTCGCGGAGTACGGGATCACCGCCAACAACGTGGCACCGGGCGAGATTGCGACGCCCATGACCGGCCAGAAAGACGAGGATCCCACGCAGAAGGAAAGGCCCGGAGTTCCGCTGGGACGCCCCGGTGATGCACGCGAAATCGCCGCCGTCATCGCCTTCCTCGCGTCCCCGGCGTCGAGCTACGTCAATGGAGCGTCCTGGCCCGTGGACGGCGGAATGCTGCAGATGGGACCGCAGGCCGGTTCGCACATCACCAGCAATGATTGGCGCGAAAGCTAG
- a CDS encoding universal stress protein produces MSEVIVVGVDSSETAKRAAVAAAKFATALGAELHVISGFSDDRIEEFGSGSDRITVSSADSAEYVARKVSEELDVPAGNIKYFAARGTPANALINYAETNNASLIVVGNKRMKGLGRVLGSIANSVAHGAPCDVYIVNTDVDA; encoded by the coding sequence ATGTCAGAAGTTATTGTCGTCGGCGTTGACAGCAGCGAGACGGCCAAACGCGCAGCAGTGGCAGCGGCGAAGTTCGCCACCGCACTCGGCGCCGAACTGCACGTGATCAGCGGCTTCTCCGATGACCGCATCGAAGAATTCGGCAGCGGCAGCGACCGCATCACCGTCTCCTCCGCAGACTCGGCGGAATACGTTGCCCGCAAGGTCTCCGAAGAGCTGGACGTTCCTGCCGGCAACATCAAGTACTTCGCTGCCCGCGGTACTCCGGCCAATGCCCTCATCAACTACGCCGAAACCAACAACGCCTCGCTGATCGTGGTCGGCAACAAGCGCATGAAGGGCCTTGGCCGCGTCCTGGGCAGCATCGCCAACAGCGTTGCCCACGGTGCGCCGTGCGACGTGTACATCGTCAACACGGACGTCGACGCGTAA
- a CDS encoding thiamine pyrophosphate-binding protein, translating into MSEQVRVSTLVGRTLAKLGVGHVFGVVGSGNFDVTGTLMAEGIPFTATRHEGGAATMADAYSRMSGKVGVVTTHQGCGLSNAITGIGEAAKSRTPMIVLTADTQAAAIRSNFKIDQDALARSVGAVAERIHSPATAVADTVRAFRTAVNERRTVVLSLPLDVQSASAADEVSTVVVPEPLKVRPDAAGVEQLVALISAAERPVFVAGRGGRGARDEILELARHAGALVATSAVASGLFNGDSHNLGISGGFSSPTTAELISGADLIVGWGCALNMWTMRHGRLISTGTNVVQIDVEDSALGANRPITLGLLGDSALTAVDALTALRTVQSEPAEKYRTETNALAIKQGSRWRDVSTADLSTATSIDPRVLTRELDSMLPTERIVAVDSGNFMGYPSQYLAVPDEFGFCFTQAFQAIGLGLYTAIGAALAQPHRLPVLGAGDGGFLMGISELETAARLKLPLVCIVYNDAAYGAEVHHFASEHSEAELSSVVFPETDIAAIARGFGAEGVTVRTIADLDAVRPWIAAYEAGTQDRPLVIDAKIASDGGSWWLAEAFQGH; encoded by the coding sequence ATGAGCGAGCAGGTCCGGGTTTCCACCCTGGTGGGCAGGACGCTGGCGAAGCTCGGCGTCGGGCATGTTTTCGGAGTGGTGGGCAGCGGCAACTTCGATGTCACCGGCACCCTCATGGCCGAAGGCATCCCCTTCACTGCCACCCGGCATGAAGGCGGTGCTGCGACCATGGCCGACGCCTACTCGCGGATGTCCGGCAAGGTGGGAGTGGTCACCACGCACCAAGGCTGCGGGCTGAGCAACGCCATCACCGGAATCGGTGAGGCCGCGAAGAGTCGCACGCCCATGATCGTGCTGACCGCCGACACCCAGGCTGCAGCGATCCGGTCCAACTTCAAGATCGACCAGGACGCGTTGGCCCGGAGCGTCGGCGCCGTGGCTGAACGCATCCACTCCCCCGCCACAGCTGTGGCGGACACTGTCAGGGCTTTCCGGACCGCGGTCAATGAGCGCCGCACAGTGGTCCTGAGCCTGCCGCTGGACGTCCAAAGTGCCAGCGCCGCGGACGAGGTGAGTACCGTCGTCGTGCCTGAGCCGTTGAAGGTTCGCCCGGACGCTGCCGGAGTGGAGCAGTTGGTGGCGCTGATTTCCGCCGCGGAACGGCCCGTGTTTGTCGCCGGACGCGGCGGACGGGGCGCCCGGGACGAGATCCTGGAATTGGCGCGGCATGCCGGTGCGCTGGTGGCGACGTCGGCAGTGGCGAGCGGGCTGTTCAACGGCGACTCGCACAACCTGGGTATCTCGGGTGGTTTTTCTTCGCCCACCACGGCGGAACTCATCAGCGGCGCGGACCTGATCGTGGGGTGGGGCTGCGCGCTGAACATGTGGACCATGCGGCACGGGCGGCTCATCTCCACCGGCACCAACGTGGTGCAGATCGACGTCGAGGATTCCGCGCTCGGCGCCAACCGGCCCATCACCCTGGGGCTGCTGGGTGATTCAGCGCTGACTGCTGTGGATGCCCTGACGGCGTTGCGGACCGTGCAGTCCGAGCCCGCCGAAAAGTACCGCACCGAAACCAATGCGCTGGCCATCAAGCAGGGCTCGCGGTGGCGGGACGTTTCCACAGCGGACCTGTCTACGGCAACGTCCATCGATCCCCGCGTCCTCACCCGGGAACTCGATTCCATGCTCCCCACAGAGCGGATCGTGGCCGTGGATTCCGGCAACTTCATGGGCTACCCCAGCCAGTACCTCGCTGTCCCGGACGAGTTCGGGTTCTGCTTCACACAGGCATTTCAGGCGATCGGGCTGGGACTTTACACAGCCATTGGCGCCGCGCTTGCCCAGCCTCACCGGCTGCCGGTGCTGGGCGCGGGCGACGGTGGATTCCTCATGGGCATCAGCGAGTTGGAGACCGCCGCGAGGCTGAAACTGCCGCTCGTGTGCATCGTGTACAACGACGCCGCGTACGGGGCCGAGGTCCACCACTTCGCGTCGGAGCACTCGGAGGCCGAGCTTTCCAGCGTCGTGTTCCCGGAAACGGACATCGCCGCCATAGCCCGCGGATTCGGCGCCGAAGGTGTGACCGTACGGACCATCGCCGACCTGGACGCCGTGCGCCCGTGGATCGCGGCCTATGAAGCCGGGACACAAGACCGGCCCTTGGTGATCGACGCGAAGATCGCGTCCGACGGCGGCTCGTGGTGGCTGGCGGAGGCGTTCCAGGGCCACTAA
- a CDS encoding cyclase family protein produces the protein MSVLAGLTAALSSGAVEIIDLTTPLSSETPILNLPQPFANTVGLSVSPVSNFDAAGPAWAWNDVTVGEHAGTHLDAPVHWITGKDGKSVDQIEPHRLVGPIAVIDKTAEVSADPDFLLEPEHFEQWQEQHGALPQNCWIIFRTGWAARGADAAAFVNADDDGPHTPGVSAAGAKWLAGNASISGFGVETVGIDAGQAGALDPMFPVHSFLLGADKYGVTSLRNVDRLPITGATLVVAPLPIVGGTGSPSRVYALMEKDAGVTA, from the coding sequence ATGTCTGTTCTGGCCGGGCTCACTGCAGCCCTTTCGAGTGGTGCAGTGGAAATCATCGACCTCACCACGCCCCTCAGCTCCGAAACCCCCATCCTGAACCTCCCGCAGCCCTTTGCGAACACGGTGGGACTGTCCGTCTCGCCGGTGAGCAATTTCGACGCCGCAGGACCGGCTTGGGCGTGGAACGATGTCACCGTGGGTGAGCACGCCGGGACGCACCTGGACGCGCCCGTCCACTGGATCACCGGCAAGGATGGCAAATCCGTGGACCAGATCGAACCCCACCGCCTGGTGGGGCCCATCGCGGTGATCGACAAGACCGCAGAGGTCTCCGCGGACCCTGACTTCCTGCTGGAACCTGAGCACTTTGAGCAGTGGCAGGAACAGCACGGCGCTTTGCCGCAGAACTGCTGGATCATCTTCCGGACCGGTTGGGCGGCCCGCGGCGCTGACGCTGCGGCTTTCGTCAACGCGGACGACGACGGACCCCACACTCCCGGTGTCTCTGCGGCAGGTGCCAAGTGGCTTGCCGGTAACGCTTCGATCAGCGGTTTCGGTGTTGAAACCGTGGGGATCGACGCCGGGCAGGCCGGAGCGCTGGATCCGATGTTCCCCGTGCACTCGTTCCTCCTCGGCGCGGACAAGTACGGCGTCACCTCGCTGCGGAACGTGGACCGGCTTCCCATCACGGGTGCCACACTGGTGGTTGCTCCCCTGCCGATCGTGGGCGGCACCGGCAGTCCGAGCCGGGTGTACGCGCTGATGGAAAAAGACGCGGGGGTAACAGCATGA